The genomic stretch CGTATAAAAAACTTCACAAATATTAGGAAGAGCCTTCAAAGTTATACAATAGGTTCTGAAACAGAGTAAATACTAGTagataaagaaaaaaagtaATTCTTAAAAAGCTAGGTCTGTTTAATATATGTTATTTTGTATAGTTAATACTAGacttttcacaatgtttttgaTACTTTGTTATTTGCTGTTTCTTCACTTTTTAACGGAACTATTGGCTTCATGTCCTGTAACAAAAAGGCAAATAATGATGAAGGCTCCCCAAAATTAACCAAGAATGCTTCACTTAGTGGCTGAACAAGACCTAATGAACACCCATGAAAAAATCTTCACTTTTTTTAGCCTGTTTGTATCCTatcaaaaagaaaatacaaacaaaatataatgtaaatgtGTCCTGTCCCTTTCACTTTGATACTGACATACTATTATAGTAATAAAATGATCTTATCTAGAGACAAGTTGATAGGCAAGGGTTTAGGGACCACTGACATTAAGCTCATGGAAGACCTCGACATCCTCAGGCGGAGGGCAGGGCTTGTTAGTGCAGCTGAAGTCGGTTCCGTCAGCGTTGCAATGGCAGGGGTTGCAGCTGACGAAAAAAGTCGAGCTCGGCTTGCATACAGAATGGCGTTCTATGTGATCTACACCCTAAAAGTAATCAAAAAGTTTCTTTAGAAGTATTTTAAGAATGAAATGATCTAATTTAACGGGATACAaggtatttcaattttaattatcCCTTGTTCATCAAACTTATATACTTTTGTTTCATGTACTTACTTACACACAATgttattgaagaaaaaaatcttttgcTTTTCGACAGTAATTACTTTTATAATTTCAATGAGACTGATGTCATATTTAATAACTACTGCATGCATAAAAAGCAGTCTTAAAAACGATATCTTAACTTAATAATATTCAAGTAACTGAATCGTAAAGACATAATAATCATAAACGGAACATTACCTCGTTTTCCATAAAGACTTCTACTTCCTTATCCAGATCTTCTTTATCTTTATCCATGCATTCGTTCTGTGTGCATTCATAGCTCTGCCCTGTCGCCGAACACTTGCAAGTATTGCACTCATTTTGAAAATCCTGATTCGGTTTGCATACTGATCTCTTTATAACGTGATGCATTGCTTGATTGTTACGTTCATTACCATCGAGAGTTTCTAATTCGCCCAATTCATTATTCACACTTTTTAGATCAGCATCCACTCTGACATTGTGcttattatgatttatgtacGAAGTTTCCAATACTTTTAATTCTTCTTCACTTAATACATCAGATTGAACTATTTTAACAGTCTCTTTTGATTCTTGTTGATTATTCAAGATAtgattattttcatcttggatTTTGTAATCAGTGAATGGACCTTTTAACCTTTTCACGTCTAGGCCttctaaattattataaaattttgtatactgTCCAGGTGTCTCCACGTAATTATCCACGAAGTCATCTAAATCTTTCAGATTCATTTCGGTGAGATTATATTCATCTAGTGCTATAGCTggtccatcatcatcattagttTCATCATTTTCTTTAAATCCAATCAAAATATTGTCAACGATCTTTGGTACTTTCGATAATCTGCCCTAAAATTTTGATTACTGTATGATTCATATgccttttataaaaataaataacatgtacTCATACAATATTAACAAAACAGTGACATACCTTGTGCATTTACCACCGGGTTATGTGACAATTCAACCACCAGTTTTATTTCTAACGCTATATCCATAGTGCAAAATGAGGGTAGTGTTTACGTAACAGTGATTTAGGTTTCTccccaaaaatatataaaacctcGACCTTCAGAAAGAAGCTGCCTTTATGCCATCCAAAAAAACTGGGCCCCGTTCGCGATCCATAACATTGTATGCCATAATGTAATCTTTGTCATACATAACGATCATttgccataactctttttttctctaaagCTATAAAATTTTCAGGAACTTTCAAATGCCCGATATCCTGTAGaatcttataggttaggttaggtttattttataacaatcaggaattatttatagttttcaagaaaaaatatttacggcAAATGATCAATggcaaatattaaattttgacttttaataggtatggattccaatatagatcCAACAAAACTATATGGAAACCGAAACCGGTTGTAGCAATCTATTAAAGTCGTGTAATAAATATCAATGCAACATAGCGAAGTTTCATataagtacattatttattgGTTTTAGTACTGTAATGTAAAATTACGTACGTGTATGTTTGTGAGTGTGCTAAATGTACTTAAATATAGGAGCGAAAAAGAACACCgttgaaaatatttatgcacCTGGCTTTTTGACTCCAAAGAAAGTCGAGGATCAGCACACAGCAAAAAATCTAACAAGTGCAAATATAAGTCATGCACTGCAGGTTTTGAACAAGTTTTTAGGTAGATATGGAAAAATATAGTATGCTTTAAATATCTACTAAATCTTTGGTGTGCAGTACGAGGAAGCGCGGAGTACTGCACCCAAGCTAGCAAGGTGCACAGATATTTCAGTTAAGTAAAATTTGTATACTTTGTGCAAAACTCTGATGTCGTGCTTTGTGGTCCAATAGCTTCGGTAATGAAGTGTGAAATTAATACCAGTTTAATAACAAATGAGCTGGTGTTTTGTGGTAACGACAGAGAAAAGGAGCGgccataccgctgcttaaaaaacggtgacggtacggaatcgcagtgacgtgctgtaaacgtcacgacttttgttcggtaaagtcctaacgtttacggcacgtcactgcgattccgtatattaagcagcggtgtgaagAGTATGCAATAATAAACGGTgggcatacgatgcgtcactgcgattccgtaccgtcaccgttttttaagcagcggtgtggccgctccttaattAGTGTATCGCCTGCATTGCGCGGTAAGAGTTTCGCGGAGGCGGGCATGGATTCACAAGTAGTTAATCACCTCGAGATAAATCATATAATCAATCATGTTCATATCTGttcatgtattaaataattttgcttaCTCTTTGTCTCCACGTTGAAATTTTTTGCATGAAATATATTCTTATTgaacaatatatattttaaaaacccTACTGTAGTTACTATATCCATGATCGGTTGCGTGGTTGCCGACCTAAACAAATAAATccgttttttatatttataaaaaatgcttCTCATCATTGAATTCATGCTCGTATGCacctagctacatattagtaatctgtggtatGCACTATTCCGAGCGTCCGTACAGATACCGGCAAACTTCTTGAGCATGAAACAAGGGAGTGGGGGAAAGTTTGCGCACCGTACACATACGAgcaaaaaaagtacctaactatttaattaaactGTAGAATACTTTTTACGTAGATAAATCTACTTCTAAATatagttagttttaatttttatagatAAGTCAACTGAGCACTGCCAAGGACACGAGTGCACCAGTATACACGCTCTCAGCTAAGGCGAGTGCACTGCCACTTTTATTTAGGGCTGAGTCTCCTTATGTGCTAAAGACAATATGTCCTTTTTTACTTGTTTTCCAAACCCTAATCACCCGTAAAGTAACCGCCCCGCGGACCTCTTACCGCACAACCGATACCCCAGTTACTCAGTCGTACAAGGTCTTCATAACTTACCGGTTGAACCTCTTGACTATCAGGCTCACTTTCGTCATCGCTGAAGTGCATGTCacctgaaaatattattttttgttctaaGAGCTAGCTACGGATTAAGTTTGCAATTTATAGAGCAACGAAATCTCTCTAGTGTGTCATAGTATCATTATTATTAGATCCGGGTGCCTGGCAGCTTTGCAGCGTTGGGTGGCACTGTGGATTTGCATCAAATGAGTTGTAAAAATTATagctaattatgtatttaattcgAATATAACATTGCCAGACGTTTTAATTGGGAGAAAACTAGTGCCACGTGACGTCCAAGATGCAccggaactctgtaataaaacaatgtaactatGCCGTGTCTGGGCttaatcgttgtgagatgcactttgactagaaatcacaaaaaaaaattgaaataaagaacGACAATTAAATTTATGGCAAAATCAATTTTGTTTAAAGTCGGCCTTTTTTATTAGGGCTCCGgagccatgtctgtctgtgtgcctttctgtctgtctgtctgtccgtccgcgactttgctcagggactatcaatgctagaaagctgcaattttgcacgaatatataggtaaactatgccaaccaaatagtacaattaaaaatttaaaagtaaattttttagagtacctcccatagacgtaaagtgggggtgatttttttttctcatccaaccctatagtaagGGGTATCGCTgcctcttggccggtttttctttatttcttactttttagtgatttgtagtcaaagtgcatctcacagcAATTCCATTAAGcacaaacacagcatagttatagTGTTTAATTACAGAGTTCCGATGTCTACCTTCCGGCTGGCACTAGGTCTTTTCCACTACTTAAAACGCATGGCAATGTTATATTCGAATTAAATACGTAATTAGCTATAATATCACACCAAACTCGGAGATCTAATTGCACGCCTTCAATTGGTTTTACAACCCCTTTGATGCCCAAGCACTGTCACACCCACCGCTGAACAGCTGCCAGGCGCCGGGATCTATTAATAATGATACTATGACACACTAACTAGAGGGATTTCGTTGCTCTATAAATTGCAAACGTATTCGCGTAGCTAGCTCACCGGCTATTTATTTAGTATACATTTCATAATcaggcccctcttccccactgggcacactgggcacgtgcccagggccccgcgatggatTGGAGCCCCCTGGTCCCTACTCCATTACTAAACGATAACCGATTTCGTTGAGCGTGATaagatagtttattttttaccgaaactacataattattacaCCACCCGGGACTTACCACGTTTAACGAAACgccgaggtaattattactggTTTAGTTAAGCGGGATAAAACCCACCCGGGTGGTGTAATAgtgtattttttccaaatttaaactgcataactattgatttattgaatcaggcgttactttgcggaggtccatatcaatgaactaaaagaatttctttgcttacccgcgaccttatgatagctaagtttatgcaaaatatgcgtgttcatgcagttcctccacctccacactgtaagaacacgcacaaatcacacaaacccatctatcatctCCACTACACggaactgacgcgtttcgaactcaaccagagcttatcttcagagcaacacaaccgtacaccatgctaccagatgttagactcgagtctagcaaagaaattcttttagttcatttacataACAATTACACCACCCGGGACTTACCACGTTTAACGAAACGGATAGGTAATTATTACTGGGTTTCGTTAAGCGGGATAAGACCCGGGTGGTGTAATAGTGTATTTTTACCGAAATGTGAACTACTTACATTAGCTAATGAATAGCATAATTAGCAGAATGAtcgttttgaacatgaaactaccgtgagactcactcatattaaatgatattataacggataactcacgtgttAAACcgagtcgtgcgagcagagcggtggcgcgtagtgtgcgtgttgcgaaagccgccgagtcgcgtgctcctgagtatgtcgagctaaactcggtttaagacgtgagttatccgtaataatatcatttaataagaatgatcgtttgtcataactattTTTTCGCTGAAACAAACCTAGTTAACTTAACCTATAGTTTCTTCTATAAGatgatcatttaaaaatatcagaaaaatgtaaggtttcagtgggaaaaaaagtatgacaaacgacgattcggacaaaaattacggtatgaccagcaaagagtatgcgaactttgacGCTCCTGTAATAGGTcgttgtttagttttaatttcggCTAAAAATACACTATTTGCAACGTACATTCAAGTGTAAAAAAAAGGTATGTACCTACGCTTATtccaattttcaaaaatatgtaccaaagactcttattccgacgcaataaggccgtataccttccgccgcctataCCATTTAGCGATTCGAAGACAATCCGTGAGTAACGtaaaagacgtcgcataaaaaatgtatctcaaaaatgcgtcgaaattgagtattaagtaatgaacttttaggcagatctatatggcgcgtggtatactcgtagtaacatatttttgagtggttcgagtagatacttatttttgcacttgactgtacctacggtGTGTGTGCATTGCATTGGATATAATATGATGGTGGATGTAGAACTTACTAGAAATGCCACCACATCCGATCCTAGTACACATGGCTCGGCCGTCACTGGTGCACCAACACGTGTTGCATTCCTTCTTCCACAAGCTGTGGGGGGCGCAGCGAAGAAGCGGCtctgaaattaaaataacaacgtataaacgagatggacggatgacctggtggtttttttattctacgtttattgcaatatttatagtacaaatcaacgcacgtaaaaagagctcttggcgacatacctgcgcagtgagcgaaatacggacctatttggcggcggagcagtgggggacgcgggagggggcgtaggagcgcgcgcgcggccgtcacgccattggcttgttagttgacagatgcgcaaacgtatcccctccactagccacccagagctctttttacgtgcgttgacttttATACTATGTTTATTGCAATGCAAAGTTATATAGCTTTCTAACACCAGCCTCTAAGCGccgcatgtatgtatgtaggtacatgtaatatgtaaaatgtaaactctttactgtacaaaagaaaagaaacaaaaataaaattagcagAACTTTGAGAtccttgtacaaaggcggacttatccctttaaggaatctctgccagtcaaccttttagtagatgagaggagcataTCAGTTAGGAAAATAAAGTTCCTTGTAAGTAGAGTAGTTACTGAAAACCTGAAAACCAtcgctgcggcttgccgtggcaacacgctgaaaccttttgcttctttcggcacaatgtttctttttaacccccgacgcaaaaagaggggtgttataagtttgacctctgtgtgtctgtctgtggcacagtagctcttaaacgggtggaccgatttgaatgcggtttttttttaatttgaaatcaggttttctagcgatgaatcttagacatgtttcatcaaaatcggttaagccgtttttgagatattgaactctgaagtgacaaagtcgggggttttttcttgttgtgccgaattttagcaaataaatttattctttcttaaGACAATGGAACATTAAAAGCGTTCTTACCAGTTTCCTGGCCTTCAGGGCATCCAATAGAGGCGCATATCCGGAGCCCCTCAGGCGAGCACTTGCAGTCATTGCAGCCGCTCTTCCACTCGCTGCCGGGGGCGCAGTCCTGGCCCATCGGGAGGGCCTCCTTGGAGGGAGCTCTGGCTGTAATTGGGAAGACAACTTTAAGGGTCTTACGACATGttgcatggtgaacggttgtgttgttcttaagatgaactctggttgagttcgaaacttgttggtgtagtgtagtgtagtgtggtggtggtgatatagtgatagatgggtttgtgtgatttgtgtgtgttcttacagagtGGAcctggaggaactgcatgaacacgcataccTTGTATAAGCGTGgcaatcataaggtcgcgggtgagcaaaataattgttttagttcatatgtgtattttgtttgtaattatttatttagtttattttgaaaaacaatactttctgccaagtttcttggcgaggtagtttaaaaaaagtgtcatgTAAAGGAGCCTTTGCAGAATACatgttttgaattttgattgttccttttttatatattatacatatatatatatatgtatttgcTGTCTAAATCCGCTCGCTAAACTGATTATGACAGTTTGTTGGTGAGAATGCGCccattacaatttaaaaaattaggtatactagcttttgcccgcgacttcacccgcgtagaattcggttatcgcacgcttgtccctcgggaactgtgcatttttccgggataaaagtagcatatgtcactctctgacccaaaaactatctctatggcaaaaaacatgtcgatccgtcactccgtttcgacgtgacagacggacaaacagacaaataCACAGTTTCGCATCTATAATCTTAGTATAGAtgtagtacctatttaaatatgtatctaaaaagaaaacaaatttacAACAATTACTAACCAGGCATTTTGATGCATTCCATCCTCGTGCACTGAACCTCGCCTTTCTCGAGACAAGTACAAGTGTTGCATTCCTGAACAAACGACGTGTTGGGCTTGCAGCGAATCGGCTCTGGAAATttgaaattgtaaataataataataatatcatgggacacttgacactaattgacctagtcccaaactaagcaaatctttgtactatggatactaggcaacggataaacgtagctgcgtatataggtaggtacttattatagataaatacatattaaatatccaagacgcgaaaacaaacattcgtaattcatacaaatatctgcctcggccgggaatcgaacccaggacctcaagcttcgtagtcaggttctctaaccacatggccatccggtcgtcaaataaatatcatcttttaattgatattttttctttctctctAGTCCCAAATCAAGCATACTTAGTTTGTTCTATGGGAACCAGACACGCATAAACATACAGGTCAATtaacaagagctggcacgaatggattgaaagAGTGAATTTAATGAAAGTTAGTATATGTGTGTTACTTACCTATTTGattacacttcacacaaatgtgaaaatgttatgcatctgtcattttcccACCAAAATGAcaaagtgacattactttcgttaaTCGTTCAATTATTTCATTCAATCCCGCCCGACCCGATCGAATACTTATGAGTAAACTATAAGCGCCctctgagggtctattgcgtaacgtttacgacactcgcgatcacaatcaaatgacagttttcgcatacaaaaactgtcatttgattgtgatcgcgagtttCGGAAACATTATACACAATTTGGCCCTCAGTAAAACCAGACAGGCGTATGAACTTTTACAAACTTATCTCGCAAGAGTGAGTAAGTATGTGTGTATTCTATGTCTAACAAAAACAAACCGTCATTTTGTCGCCTGTCGTATCTAAAAGGGCCCCAATGGCGTGACTCGCCCGGGGCACCTAGAACTAGATGGCTAAGGCATTGAATGTGTAACGCTGGTCATCAGTAGAATCCACAGGCTGTCTTATTTTGCATAGGGAACAGCTGTTACTGTCGTCTGCGTGGTTTTCACGGAGCTTGTCAGTATTAGATTTTGCTTTTAAAACCAAATATTTTCATTACTTATTTATCGTAGTTTTCTGACATTTTAGATGCTTTGACCCATTTTAGATGCTTTGACCCATTTTTCCGTGTCTTTCATGAagcgattttattaaaatcagctTACCTACCAGTATAGGGTGAGTTGCAGGAGCTGAGTCTGCGGCACTCGGCGGCGCCCTCTGTGGAGCAGCGGCAGGAGTGGCAGTTGCTCTCCCACTCGCTGCCCGGGAGACATTCCACCTCCGAAGGGAGGACCCTTGACGGGCTTGACGCTGGCGTGACTGGATCTGCACAATAACATCATCAACTTAGACCACGGGCGGATCCAGGGGGGGAGTTATTAGGGTCATAACCCCCCCCTACCCTGGGCCCTGGGCTGAGTTTAGGAcagtagtaaatattttttgtaaacctATTGTAAACTCAGACGAAAtttctcttatttttttaacaagccattctttacttatttaaaaaaacaaactataaaaaaatccgTCATTTTCTATTTCCATTGAAGTGTCTAAATACTCTTGATTCTGATTTCTGATGTCCTATCAATCGTTCAAagattaactggaagagatccctttaagggaaaAGTCCACCTTATATtactatgaaaaaatgactttctgccaagtttcttgcggcgcattcttcttggcaatgatggtctttccgaaagcgctggtagtttaaaaaatgacgtgtaaaagtggaAGTATAAAAGTCGTAACCCTTTATCTCTTAGCTATAAGACGGTCGTGTTTATGACTGTTGTATGGCATTTTAGCCATGTAACAGCTGTAAGATGCTGACATTATGATTAGTTTTACAATTGTCAGTCTTAAAGCTTTACTACCAAAAGTGCTGTTAGATGTCATATTGAAGTTGTAAAACCGGGAAACAGTCTTGGTTAAAACTTTTGTACGACAATgattaaattgctttattactATGTTATACAAACGTTTGTACAACTGCGATTTAAGAACAATTTGCATTTATGCTAAAGTGCTACGAGTATATAAGTGATACAATATCTATCTATCATACAATATCTCGTTTTAAAACTTGCTTGTTTATGACGTATTTACGATGAATCAGTCGTAAAAGGTTCAGATGTTATGAccaatttgttatttattagtttgttAGTTACAGTTGTTAGTTACTGTACAGGACGCACACAAACGAaaccaaaaataatttaattattaattaaaagtgtCAAACTTACCTAAATGTTGTGGTTCTATTTCTTGATGGTCTGAAGGGCACTGTGCGTTATTTGACTCGGTTGCACATTTCAACgctgaaattaaaacaaataaatagattaacttaaaaaagtaatatttacaattttgaGTGGTTCATTATAGTGCCACAAattctcttgttctgagaggaggcctgtgcccagcagtgggacgtatataggctgggatgatgatgatgatgaaattcaTTTGAACTGTCGTTTTCTCTAACACGCGAAAGCAATTGCAATCACAATTAAAGAGATAATGAATGTGATTGCGAACGCGTTAAATATTATGGCCTATGGTAGTTACTTTTACAGTTTTgcgcgtcggggattaaaaaccAAAGGCTGATCGAGCTTTATAGCCAGAGGTAGGTTACAAGAATAACATGAATTAAGTATACTTAACAAAACAATTTTCCTATTTTGTCGCAGAaagatattaattaattttatcaaaattaaagtcattattcatttaataagaaatattaagaaaatacaaaatatccataggactaaaactactataaaGAGTTTTCCAAATTTGAGTTCCTttcttttcataataataattctacCTTTTTTACAGCCAAAGAAACTACTGCGTTTAATGCTAATCATCAACTGTTGTCCTAGACTCGGCCCAGGTCCCACAGGGGGTCATGAACCCCATGACCCCCTGCATCCGCCCTTGGGAACCATCCATAAATTACATCCACCAATTTTGCCCATTTTTAGCACTCCCCTCCCCTTGTCACTCCTATTGCTATGAAAACCGCAATTGTTCTTTGTGTCACAAAGTCAAACCCCTCCTCCCCCTTAATGTGTGACGTttttatggatgaccccttgTTAAAAACACGGTGTAGATGTCCAGTTTTTATGAGGCAGGGCTGGTCCCAGTCGGCGCGGGCGCTCTACGACTTGTCCTTTGGCCTTGGCAATTATTGCAGTTCTATTAATAGCGGTCCACAATTGCCCGTATAATCGCTCGCTTGTTTGGGAGaatgtaagaaaaaataaatattctcaCGACTTGACCCTC from Choristoneura fumiferana chromosome 24, NRCan_CFum_1, whole genome shotgun sequence encodes the following:
- the LOC141441998 gene encoding uncharacterized protein isoform X1, which gives rise to MKWLVIACFLLWARHGEGGALKCATESNNAQCPSDHQEIEPQHLDPVTPASSPSRVLPSEVECLPGSEWESNCHSCRCSTEGAAECRRLSSCNSPYTEPIRCKPNTSFVQECNTCTCLEKGEVQCTRMECIKMPARAPSKEALPMGQDCAPGSEWKSGCNDCKCSPEGLRICASIGCPEGQETEPLLRCAPHSLWKKECNTCWCTSDGRAMCTRIGCGGISSDMHFSDDESEPDSQEVQPGRLSKVPKIVDNILIGFKENDETNDDDGPAIALDEYNLTEMNLKDLDDFVDNYVETPGQYTKFYNNLEGLDVKRLKGPFTDYKIQDENNHILNNQQESKETVKIVQSDVLSEEELKVLETSYINHNKHNVRVDADLKSVNNELGELETLDGNERNNQAMHHVIKRSVCKPNQDFQNECNTCKCSATGQSYECTQNECMDKDKEDLDKEVEVFMENEGVDHIERHSVCKPSSTFFVSCNPCHCNADGTDFSCTNKPCPPPEDVEVFHELNDMKPIVPLKSEETANNKVSKTL
- the LOC141441998 gene encoding uncharacterized protein isoform X4 → MKWLVIACFLLWARHGEGGALKCATESNNAQCPSDHQEIEPQHLDPVTPASSPSRVLPSEVECLPGSEWESNCHSCRCSTEGAAECRRLSSCNSPYTEPIRCKPNTSFVQECNTCTCLEKGEVQCTRMECIKMPARAPSKEALPMGQDCAPGSEWKSGCNDCKCSPEGLRICASIGCPEGQETEPLLRCAPHSLWKKECNTCWCTSDGRAMCTRIGCGGISSDMHFSDDESEPDSQEVQPNQTLSRKVRAAPQEPPKTCKPDQEFRMDCNKCLCDSAGQNFSCTRIDCNALNNNNNGGTRRRRDVSHKVPADCVPGSVFDQGCNVCRCTEDGGHAICTLKRCPNKEDNKVSTTESSFRCNPGEQFKQSCNDCSCSADGKSVFCTLFICDEDLTP